One genomic region from Conexibacter woesei DSM 14684 encodes:
- a CDS encoding ABC transporter ATP-binding protein, translating into MLPSTIISAVGVTRTHGAGDEAVHALDGVSVDVPAGRLTAISGSPGAGKTTLAHLLGGLDRPTAGSIEVDGIELTALDDDDLAALRRDLFGYVFRAPNLLPVLTVDENVLAPQWVAGRRPGRRRLELSIELAGLGAHRRLLPAQLTGVQQQRVAVARALLGEPAVVFADEPAGDLDEDDAAELLGLLRRVVDELGQTVVLLTRDARAAAALAHRVVTLDGGRRSMCVAPRVPGTRNLAHIGARAAAPGRRRRIRARTPPV; encoded by the coding sequence ATGCTCCCGTCCACGATCATCTCCGCCGTCGGCGTCACCCGGACCCACGGCGCAGGCGACGAAGCGGTGCACGCGCTCGACGGCGTCTCGGTCGACGTCCCGGCCGGCCGCCTCACCGCGATCAGCGGATCGCCGGGCGCGGGCAAGACGACGCTCGCGCACCTGCTCGGCGGACTCGACCGGCCGACCGCCGGCAGCATCGAGGTCGACGGCATCGAGCTGACCGCGCTCGACGACGACGACCTCGCCGCGCTGCGCCGCGACCTGTTCGGGTACGTCTTCCGCGCGCCGAACCTGCTGCCGGTCCTGACGGTCGACGAGAACGTCCTCGCGCCGCAGTGGGTCGCCGGCCGCCGTCCAGGCCGCCGGCGGCTGGAGCTGTCGATCGAGCTGGCGGGGCTCGGTGCGCACCGTAGGCTCCTGCCCGCGCAGCTGACCGGCGTCCAGCAGCAGCGCGTCGCCGTCGCGCGCGCCCTGCTGGGCGAGCCGGCGGTCGTCTTCGCCGACGAGCCGGCCGGCGACCTCGACGAGGACGACGCGGCGGAGCTGCTCGGCCTGCTGCGGCGCGTCGTCGACGAGCTGGGGCAGACCGTCGTGCTGCTCACGCGCGACGCGCGCGCCGCGGCTGCGCTCGCGCACCGCGTCGTCACGCTCGACGGCGGACGACGCTCGATGTGCGTGGCGCCGCGGGTCCCTGGGACCCGAAACCTCGCGCACATCGGCGCGCGTGCGGCGGCCCCCGGCCGGCGGCGGCGGATCCGCGCACGGACGCCGCCCGTTTGA
- a CDS encoding sensor histidine kinase, whose product MTVESQGRWLFPQVERPPWSATAGDVALVLVALFVSVGNSSEQAATGILNGQAASVTVAALASVALLWRRRFPLPVALAGLAGWCLDGVVLPFLVASYTLAAARGGDRVVWALALVGLARGCGPSVADGALHFDVSEMTVAGLTATFVGLYVNARRRLIEQLRERTRTLEREHDLVASRARADERTAIAREMHDVIAHRVSLMVLHAGALELALGRDHGQAEAAAHTIRTTGRQALRELGEIVGVLRADDGAAPAVPLAPQPTLDDLDVLLSDWRATGAALELAVEGERRPLSAGVERTAYRLVQEGLTNARRHAPGTTVAVRLAYGDGALAVSVRNGGRPVAPDGDGGRAEGGAASADGVHSTPPLASSGGAGGGGGHGLLGLRERVALAGGELHAEPTLDGGFHLSARLPA is encoded by the coding sequence ATGACGGTCGAGTCTCAGGGTCGGTGGCTGTTCCCGCAGGTCGAGCGACCGCCGTGGTCCGCGACTGCCGGCGACGTCGCGCTCGTCCTGGTGGCGCTGTTCGTCTCCGTCGGGAACAGCTCTGAGCAGGCGGCGACCGGGATCCTGAACGGGCAGGCGGCGAGCGTCACCGTCGCGGCACTCGCGTCGGTCGCGCTGCTCTGGCGCCGCCGGTTCCCGCTGCCGGTCGCGCTCGCCGGGCTCGCCGGCTGGTGCCTCGACGGCGTCGTGCTGCCGTTCCTGGTGGCGAGCTACACGCTCGCGGCCGCCCGCGGCGGCGACCGCGTCGTGTGGGCGCTGGCGCTCGTCGGCCTCGCGCGCGGCTGCGGGCCGAGCGTCGCCGACGGCGCGCTCCACTTCGACGTCTCCGAGATGACGGTCGCCGGCCTGACGGCGACGTTCGTCGGCCTCTACGTCAACGCGCGGCGGCGGCTGATCGAGCAGCTGCGCGAGCGCACGCGGACGCTGGAGCGCGAGCACGACCTCGTCGCCTCCCGCGCGCGTGCCGACGAGCGCACCGCGATCGCGCGCGAGATGCACGACGTGATCGCGCATCGCGTGTCGCTGATGGTCCTGCACGCCGGCGCGCTCGAGCTGGCGCTCGGCCGCGACCACGGGCAGGCCGAAGCGGCAGCGCACACGATCCGCACGACGGGCCGCCAGGCGCTGCGCGAGCTGGGCGAGATCGTCGGCGTGCTGCGCGCCGACGACGGCGCCGCGCCCGCGGTGCCGCTCGCGCCGCAGCCGACGCTCGACGACCTCGACGTGCTGCTGAGCGACTGGCGCGCGACCGGCGCCGCGCTGGAGCTGGCGGTCGAGGGTGAGCGACGGCCGCTGTCCGCGGGCGTCGAGCGGACCGCCTACCGGCTCGTGCAGGAGGGGCTGACGAACGCGCGCCGCCACGCGCCCGGGACGACCGTCGCGGTGCGGCTCGCCTACGGCGACGGCGCGCTCGCCGTCAGCGTTCGCAACGGCGGGCGGCCGGTCGCGCCGGACGGAGACGGCGGGCGCGCGGAGGGCGGCGCCGCGAGCGCGGACGGCGTCCACAGCACGCCGCCGCTCGCGAGCAGCGGCGGCGCCGGCGGCGGCGGCGGCCACGGCCTCCTCGGCCTGCGTGAGCGCGTCGCGCTCGCCGGCGGCGAGCTGCACGCCGAGCCGACGCTCGACGGCGGCTTCCACCTCAGCGCACGGCTGCCGGCGTGA
- a CDS encoding class I fructose-bisphosphate aldolase → MSATGLSSARIEELLGDDAGELLGFDSPAFSSEQLHLPGGDYVDRVLRDSDRSSGVLRNMQWLLDSGRLAGTGHVSILPVDQGIEHSGGASFAPNPMYFDPENIVQLAIEGGCNAVASTLGVLGAVSRRHAHKLPFIVKLNHNELMTYPNSFDQVMFSSVQRAHEMGAAGVGATIYFGSADGRRQLVEVAQAFEEAHRLGMFTVLWCYLRNDAFSGDKDYHLAADLTGQANHLGVTIEADIIKQKLPETNGGFRAVGFGKTHDKVYSDLSSDNPIDLCRYQVINCYLGRIGLINSGGASSGASDLAEAVRTAVINKRAGGMGLISGRKAFQRPFAEGVALLQAIQDVYLSKDVTVA, encoded by the coding sequence ATGAGCGCCACCGGACTGTCCTCTGCGCGGATCGAGGAGCTGCTCGGCGACGACGCCGGCGAGCTGCTCGGGTTCGACTCGCCCGCCTTCTCGTCCGAGCAGCTGCACCTGCCGGGCGGCGACTACGTCGACCGCGTCCTGCGCGACTCCGACCGTTCATCCGGCGTTCTGCGCAACATGCAGTGGCTGCTCGACAGCGGCCGCCTCGCGGGCACCGGCCACGTATCGATCCTGCCGGTCGACCAGGGCATCGAGCACTCCGGCGGTGCGAGCTTCGCGCCCAACCCGATGTACTTCGACCCCGAGAACATCGTGCAGCTCGCGATCGAGGGCGGCTGCAACGCGGTCGCCTCGACGCTCGGCGTCCTCGGCGCCGTCAGCCGCAGACACGCCCACAAGCTGCCGTTCATCGTCAAGCTCAACCACAACGAGCTGATGACGTACCCGAACAGCTTCGACCAGGTGATGTTCTCCTCGGTCCAGCGCGCGCACGAGATGGGTGCCGCGGGCGTCGGCGCGACGATCTACTTCGGCTCCGCCGACGGCCGCCGTCAGCTCGTCGAGGTCGCGCAGGCGTTCGAGGAGGCGCACCGCCTCGGCATGTTCACCGTGCTCTGGTGCTACCTCCGCAACGACGCCTTCTCGGGCGACAAGGACTACCACCTCGCGGCCGACCTGACCGGCCAGGCGAACCACCTCGGCGTCACGATCGAGGCCGACATCATCAAGCAGAAGCTGCCCGAGACCAACGGCGGCTTCCGCGCCGTCGGCTTCGGCAAGACGCACGACAAGGTCTACTCCGACCTCAGCAGCGACAACCCGATCGACCTCTGCCGCTACCAGGTCATCAACTGCTACCTCGGCCGCATCGGCCTGATCAACTCCGGCGGCGCGTCCTCGGGCGCGAGCGACCTCGCCGAGGCCGTCCGCACCGCCGTGATCAACAAGCGCGCGGGCGGCATGGGCCTGATCTCGGGCCGCAAGGCGTTCCAGCGCCCGTTCGCCGAGGGCGTCGCGCTGCTGCAGGCGATCCAGGACGTGTACCTGTCGAAGGACGTCACGGTCGCGTGA
- a CDS encoding fibro-slime domain-containing protein → MHRRLLASALLAAALSLPPAAASAADPPASLTLEGTARDFRGYDLPAGQGLPRGHIDFENASGFESGIVRTTLGPDGTPVYNKGELGAGSATTHGRAAFEQWFADTPDVNLAEPIALSIARQPNGRYRYDASGGFFPLDGSGWVRAGKEPARTGSDNLPHNFSFTVELHSEIRYTGGETITVTGDDDIWIFVNGRLAADVGGVHGPASSTVDLDQQAASLGLVRGALHDVDVFVAERKTSGSTLRIDASRLGFDAGSATLPASSRPGETLSCAVADWPADVALSYAWLRDGAPIAGADGATYAVTGADAGSAVACRVTGTRRTSASVTSAAAQVIGGAPVDPGGPPVTPPGGPSPGPALPAPAPAPAPAPAVTVTESPGALTRSRSVRVAFAVDPAAASYECRLDDGPWERCVSPHERSGMRAGGHRIEIRAVTADGRRGESAVRGFQVNPYAPGLRLLGGALRANADGAVALQIACSAREGDGSGACEGTVRLQRTTGTGSRARTVVLGRASFAAAAGRAVGVNARLTPAARRLLAGARGGRLPVRVVLDGRDLAGNRGTISFARMLRG, encoded by the coding sequence ATGCATCGCCGACTGCTCGCGAGCGCGCTGCTCGCCGCCGCCCTCAGCCTCCCGCCGGCCGCCGCGAGCGCCGCCGACCCGCCCGCCTCGCTGACACTGGAAGGGACCGCGCGCGACTTCCGCGGCTACGACCTGCCGGCGGGCCAGGGGCTCCCGCGCGGGCACATCGACTTCGAGAACGCGAGCGGGTTCGAGAGCGGGATCGTCAGAACGACGCTCGGCCCCGACGGCACGCCGGTCTACAACAAGGGCGAGCTCGGTGCCGGGTCGGCGACGACGCACGGCCGGGCGGCGTTCGAGCAGTGGTTCGCGGACACACCGGACGTCAACCTCGCCGAGCCGATCGCGCTGTCGATCGCACGGCAGCCGAACGGGCGCTACCGCTACGACGCCTCCGGCGGCTTCTTCCCGCTCGACGGCAGCGGCTGGGTCAGAGCGGGCAAGGAGCCGGCGCGCACCGGCAGCGACAACCTCCCGCACAACTTCAGCTTCACCGTCGAGCTGCACTCGGAGATCCGCTACACGGGCGGGGAGACGATCACCGTCACCGGCGACGACGACATCTGGATCTTCGTCAACGGCCGGCTGGCAGCCGACGTCGGCGGCGTTCACGGCCCGGCATCGAGCACGGTCGACCTCGACCAGCAGGCGGCGAGCCTCGGGCTCGTGAGAGGAGCGCTGCACGACGTCGACGTCTTCGTCGCCGAGCGCAAGACGAGCGGCTCGACGCTGCGGATCGACGCCAGCCGCCTCGGCTTCGACGCCGGCAGCGCGACGCTGCCGGCGTCCTCCCGCCCGGGCGAGACGCTGTCGTGCGCGGTCGCCGACTGGCCCGCCGACGTGGCGCTGTCCTACGCCTGGCTGCGTGACGGCGCGCCGATCGCCGGCGCCGACGGCGCAACGTATGCCGTCACCGGCGCGGACGCCGGCAGCGCGGTCGCCTGCCGCGTCACCGGCACGCGCCGTACGAGCGCGAGCGTGACGTCGGCGGCCGCGCAGGTGATCGGCGGCGCTCCGGTCGATCCCGGCGGCCCGCCCGTCACGCCGCCGGGCGGCCCCAGCCCCGGGCCCGCCCTGCCCGCGCCGGCTCCGGCGCCGGCGCCGGCGCCGGCGGTGACCGTGACCGAATCGCCCGGAGCGCTGACGCGCTCGCGCAGCGTGCGCGTGGCGTTCGCCGTCGACCCCGCGGCGGCGAGCTACGAGTGCCGGCTCGACGACGGGCCGTGGGAGCGCTGCGTCTCGCCCCACGAGCGGAGCGGCATGCGCGCCGGCGGCCACCGCATCGAGATCCGCGCCGTGACGGCCGACGGTCGCCGCGGCGAGAGCGCGGTGCGCGGGTTCCAGGTCAACCCGTACGCGCCCGGGCTGAGACTGCTCGGCGGAGCGCTGCGCGCGAATGCCGACGGCGCGGTGGCGCTGCAGATCGCCTGCTCCGCGCGCGAGGGCGACGGCAGCGGCGCCTGCGAGGGGACGGTGCGGCTCCAGCGTACGACCGGCACCGGCTCGCGTGCGCGGACGGTCGTCCTCGGCCGCGCGTCGTTCGCTGCCGCGGCGGGCCGCGCAGTGGGCGTAAACGCGCGGCTGACGCCGGCCGCGCGCAGACTGCTGGCCGGCGCGCGCGGCGGGCGCCTGCCCGTCCGCGTCGTGCTCGACGGACGCGACCTCGCCGGCAACCGCGGCACGATCAGCTTCGCGCGCATGCTGCGCGGCTGA
- a CDS encoding response regulator produces MIRVLIADDEALVRSGLRMIVESTDDVRVAAEAADGRAAVTETLAHRPDVVLMDIRMPRLDGLAATRELAALAAPPRVIVLTTFHLDEYVHDALRAGAAGFLLKDTPPRELLHAIRVVAGGEAMLSPVVTRRLIETFASGRSAQGALARERLRRLTPREREVLALVAEGCSNAEAGRRLQMSEATVKTHVSRLLDKLEAANRVQVALVAFDAGLLDTPRG; encoded by the coding sequence GTGATCCGCGTCCTGATCGCCGACGACGAGGCGCTCGTGCGCTCGGGTCTGCGGATGATCGTCGAGTCGACCGACGACGTGCGCGTCGCGGCCGAGGCGGCGGACGGCCGCGCGGCGGTGACCGAGACGCTCGCCCACCGGCCCGACGTCGTCCTGATGGACATCCGCATGCCACGACTCGACGGGCTCGCGGCGACGCGCGAGCTGGCCGCGCTCGCGGCGCCGCCGCGCGTGATCGTGCTGACGACCTTCCACCTCGACGAGTACGTCCACGACGCGCTGCGCGCGGGCGCCGCGGGCTTCCTGCTGAAGGACACGCCGCCGCGCGAGCTGCTGCACGCGATCCGCGTCGTCGCGGGCGGCGAGGCGATGCTCTCGCCGGTCGTCACGCGCCGGCTGATCGAGACGTTCGCCTCCGGCCGCAGCGCGCAGGGCGCGCTCGCGCGCGAGCGGCTGCGGCGGCTGACGCCGCGCGAGCGCGAGGTGCTCGCGCTCGTCGCGGAGGGCTGCTCGAACGCCGAGGCCGGCCGCCGCCTGCAGATGAGCGAGGCGACGGTGAAGACGCACGTCAGCCGCCTGCTCGACAAGCTCGAGGCGGCCAACCGCGTGCAGGTCGCGCTCGTCGCGTTCGACGCCGGCCTGCTCGACACGCCGCGCGGCTGA
- a CDS encoding PhzF family phenazine biosynthesis protein, whose protein sequence is MRSRSFKQVDVFGEGPLCGNPVAVVLDGDGLDTATMQRFAHWTNLSETTFVLPPTHAGADYRVRIFTPVGELPFAGHPTLGTCHAWLEAGGGRGGAGAERIVQECGAGLVEIRRTPGGLAFAGPPLVRSGAVEPALLADVTAALGIAPDDVVAAEWVDNGPGWLAVLLGSAQQVLALAPSFIDLDVGVVGPHPPGSEEAIEVRAFFPKDGTLVEDPVTGSLNASLADWLLRSSRLSAPYVARQGTALGRAGRVHVTRDDDGTIWVAGATVTCLDGVATI, encoded by the coding sequence ATGCGGTCGCGCAGCTTCAAGCAGGTCGACGTCTTCGGCGAAGGGCCGCTGTGCGGCAACCCGGTCGCGGTCGTGCTCGACGGCGACGGGCTCGACACCGCCACGATGCAGCGCTTCGCGCACTGGACCAACCTGTCGGAGACGACGTTCGTGCTGCCGCCCACCCACGCGGGCGCCGACTACCGCGTGCGGATCTTCACGCCGGTCGGCGAGCTGCCGTTCGCCGGCCACCCGACGCTCGGCACCTGCCACGCCTGGCTGGAGGCCGGCGGCGGTCGCGGCGGCGCGGGCGCGGAGCGGATCGTGCAGGAGTGCGGCGCCGGCCTCGTCGAGATCCGCCGCACGCCCGGCGGGCTCGCCTTCGCGGGACCGCCGCTCGTCCGCTCCGGCGCCGTCGAGCCGGCGCTGCTCGCCGACGTGACGGCCGCGCTCGGGATCGCGCCGGACGACGTCGTCGCCGCCGAGTGGGTCGACAACGGGCCCGGCTGGCTGGCGGTCCTGCTCGGCTCCGCGCAGCAGGTGCTCGCGCTGGCGCCGTCGTTCATCGACCTCGACGTCGGCGTCGTCGGTCCGCACCCGCCCGGCTCCGAGGAGGCGATCGAGGTGCGCGCGTTCTTCCCGAAGGACGGAACGCTGGTCGAGGATCCGGTCACCGGCAGCCTCAACGCCTCGCTCGCCGACTGGCTGCTGCGCAGCAGCCGGCTGAGCGCGCCCTACGTCGCGCGGCAGGGCACCGCGCTCGGCCGCGCGGGCCGCGTCCACGTGACGCGCGACGACGACGGCACGATCTGGGTCGCCGGCGCGACCGTGACCTGCCTCGACGGCGTCGCGACGATCTGA